A single genomic interval of Dysidea avara chromosome 6, odDysAvar1.4, whole genome shotgun sequence harbors:
- the LOC136258921 gene encoding dnaJ homolog subfamily C member 8-like isoform X2, translated as MLSMLVHPDKNPGDVDRAQKAFDAVNKAYKLFEDEEQVKYCEAIVEEARSQLETKIIEKRKEAKKKGKDLIEEDMPEEYSKQLKKLITKLFADIEIKKKEMEKAEERDRKRQLDEEQKQIDAIKKEKEWKQEWDAGRDDRVGNWRSFQGKRKSKLLKPPKLKTEKRNT; from the exons TTGTCAATGTTAGTTCATCCTGATAAGAACCCTGGTGATGTGGATAGAGCACAGAAAGCATTTGatg CTGTCAACAAGGCCTACAAATTGTTTGAAGATGAAGAACAAGTAAAATACTGTGAGGCCATAGTGGAAGAGGCTCGCTCCCAGCTGGAAACAAAG ATAATAGAGAAACGTAAGGAGGCTAAAAAGAAAGGCAAGGACTTGATAGAGGAAGACATGCCTGAGGAG TATTCTAAACAACTGAAGAAGTTGATCACAAAGTTGTTTGCTGATATTGAGATTAAAAAGAAGGAAATGGAAAAGGCTGAGGAAAGAGACAG GAAACGTCAACTTGATGAGGAGCAGAAACAGATCGATGCCATCAAGAAGGAGAAGGAATGGAAACAGGAATGGGAT GCTGGTCGTGATGACAGAGTTGGTAACTGGAGAAGTTTTCAGGGGAAGAGGAAATCCAAACTACTTAAACCTCCAAAGTTAAAGACAGAAAAAAGAAACACATAA